ctagtctTAGTCAACACAAAATCCAATTGGGTAAATACTAGACATCCTACGATTTAAATCCAACAAATCGTAACAAGTCCTTACAGCTcatagtgatccactcgtactcagaaaAGAACTTAGTCACCTAATTTCTGATTTGGTTACGATTCTATCCCAATGACTCATCATAAGTCTGTATGACTCGCACCCTCAAGTCATACCCAGGATAGAAACTCAGAAATCACTCACTAGACACCTTATGAATAAGGTAACCTCGCCTGTcgagacaccctatgactcatcgGGTGAGTCGTTGTCAGGACAGAAAGCTCAAAACTCAGAATATTCTCAAGGACTAAAAACCCAGGGCATTATATACTCCCCCCttccttaggatcatttgtcctcgaaagaTAGGATAAGGATTTTATTAGAATGATTTGACTCCATATaccactactcttacctttaacaaagattaaaaaaaagatgCCAaggaattcactcttttctttaacaaagtcagaaaacaaatatgttaaggaatacacataccttaagcatgattatccagaatgagaaacaagaatggatacttggacttcatgtcctcttcggcttcccacaTAGATTCCTCCactttttggttcctccaaagaacctttactgaagccacgtCCTTAGTCCACAATCGACAGacttgatgatctaaaatctcaatcgaGACTTCCTCCTAAGATAAGGATTCTGAAATACTCTCCTCTTCAAAAGGAACCaccatcgaaggatcacccatgcacttcctCAATATCGAAATATAAAATACCAgataaatggagctcaaactaaaaggaaactccaattcatcaacattaccaaccctcttcaacaTCACGTACAGATCAATAAAACGAGTACTGAGCCTTTCTTTCTtaccaaactacatcactcctttcatgggagacacctttaagaacacccaatcaccaacacatAACTCCAACTCCCTTTACCTTACATCCGagtaggacttttggagactttggtgGCCTTAACTCTaccccgaatcaccttcaccttctccatggactagtgaaccaaataaggaccaaataacttattttcaccagcctcaaaccacccaataggagatctacacctcctaccatataaggcctcaaatggagAAATATCAATgttagagtgataactattattgtaggcaaattctatgagaggcaggtggtcaacccaactactaccaaaatcaaacacacaagcccgaagcatatcttctGAGACCTGAATTGTTATTTCCTCTTACCTATCCATTTGAGGGTAGAATGTAGTACTAAGgatcaccttagtccccaaataTCGCTGGAacaacctccaaaagtgagataagaactgagtaccccaatcagatatgatggaaaatagagtaccatgcaacttcacgatctctttgatgaacaactttgcataatcatcagaagagaaattagtcctcagtGGCAAGAAGTGACCAGACTtaatcatcctatccacgatgatacAAATCGAGTCAAATTGCTGGCAAGACCGTGGAAGACCGATgctaaaatccatattaattatctctcatttCCACACCGGCAGTTCAATatcttgagacaacccaccaggcctcaagttttccacctttacttgctgacacaccatgcatttagccataTAATGGGTCACATcctacttcatattattccaccaataaatctctttaagatcatgatacattttcgttgAACCAAGATGAATAGTACAACGCGACTTATGAGCTTCGGCTAAAATTCTTTATCGTaacccatcaacatcgagaacacacagtctgccttagtacctcaagataccattaccactAATTTCAAAAGCCATCAATTTCTACCTACCtgcatcattcttgatttgcatcagaATAGGATCTAATATTTTCTTCATGTTTACCTCAGCACCAAAATATGACCTCACCGTCTCGTAAACAATCGCACCACCATTCTCAaaatccaagagacgaactctgAGACTagtcaaatggtgaatatccttaaccAAATACCACTTCTCTTCATCCACATAGGacaagcttcccatggacaacctgttaAGAGAATAAGCAACCATATTAgttttacctggatgatagttctcatgtcatagtccttgagcaactcaagccatctcttttgcctgagattcagtTTCTTTTAGGTGAACACGTACTGCAacctcttatgatcagaataaataccaacatggaccccatacaaataatgtcgccagatctttaatgcaaataccacagctagcaattctaaatcatgagtcggataatttctctcatgaactttcaactacctagaagcataagaaACCATTTTtttatgttgcatcaacacacaactaatcCCACTCGAGATGCATCGCAATAGACAGTAAAACCATAAGTGCCTTCAGGCAGAGTCAAGACcgaagccaaagtcaacttatcctttagtttctcaaaactaccctcacaagcatcaaagtAGGataatttcaccttcttctgagtcaacttagtcaacgaaaatgcaatagaagagaaactctccataaaccttctataataatcggccaaacccaagaagctttgaatgttgGATAAAATCGTGGGTCAAGTccatttcttaaccaccgcaaTCTTTTGTGGATCCCCATGATCCCTTCGctagaaatgacataacccaAATAAGTAACAagattcaaccagaactcacactaaaagaactttgcatacaaacgctgatcttttagggtctgcaacataaGGAAGAGGTAATcggcatgatctgcctcacttttggaataactAAAATATCATCAGTAAAGACAATCACGAACAAATCTAATAACTGACGGAAAacttgattcataagatccataaatgcggccgaggcattggtcaaaccaaaggacatcacgaAAAATTaataatgaccataccgagtttgaaaagtagtcttagggatatctgcctccctaatcttcaactgatggtacctagaccaaagatcaattttgaaaagaacttagcatcctgtagttgatcaaagagatcatcaatccttgaaactggatacttgttcttcatggttactttattcagttggaggtaatcaatacacatccaaaaggaaccatccttcttacacgtGAAGAGAAAAGGAGCATCCCACAAAGacacactaggttggataaaacccttgtcaagaagatccttCAAGTCCTTGAGCTTTTTCAACTCAGTCAGATCCATCCTATAATGAGGGATAAAAAAGGATAAGTTTCcggagaagatcaatcccaaaatcaatttccttatcaGGAGGTACGCCTGGAATATTATCAGGGAACACCTCAGAAAATTCACAGACCATGGGGAAAGtctacaaagaaggaccttcgactctagaatccttaacatacactaagtgatagaggcatcCTTTGAAAACCATTTTTCGGGCTCTAAGTTACgagatgaacctttccttaggaactagggaacttcCTTCCCATTCGATTACCGGCTCGCTTGGGAAATGGAAACTGACACTTCAGGTCCAACAATtaagagaagcatagcacgaatgcaaccaatccatcccaaaaatTACTTCAAAGTGTATCATTTCTAACTatatcagatccaccaaggtctctctaTCATGGACtgatatcacacaacccctataaaccctTCTAGCCACAATGAAGTCACCCATCGGGGTGGACAGAGTAAAGGATCTAAAATGCACTCGAGATCAAagccaaaataaatagccacataaggggtcacataagagagagtaaatAAAGGATAAAGTAGACAacatacatcatgagaaaagagtttaagAGTACCATTAAGAATATTGagggatgcctcaaaatcctagcgagtggcaagagcatacaaaTGATTTTGACCAGTGCCGAAGCCAGAAGTAGAAGTAgtaccctttggtgtaggagtgGATGAAGCAACAACAGGAGTCTTATTcgccccagaagcaaccttagatGGACAATCCCTCTGTAGATGACCAgtttgaccatatttaaagcacttattccttTTTTTCTCGCAAAAACCATAATGCatctgaccacaaaatctacaagaaggatataacggagctgactgagccccataGCCTGCGGCTGGGCTCCTGGTGGTCTAAACCCACTATCGTACAGAAAACGACGAGCACCCGACGACttcagataaggagcactagccatagagtaggaaccaaaattgcccccacttcttcttagaccacttcccACTGTCTCTACCAGGCTATTGCTAACCTCCACCCTGATCCGAATAGCAAAATTTCTTGCTCAGCCTTTCAATCATCTCtgcttgcttctttttttcttcctccacTTGTGGTATATACACCAccagtctagagatgtccatatccttgttaaACAAGTCATCCTTACTCTCCAAGATCAACTTATGGGACAACCCAAAGGTAAACTTCCTAATCCTattcctcatgctagacactaattcaGGAGCATAACGCGAtagctaatgaaacttcaaggcatactcattTATAGATGTCCTACCTTGCTTttaattcacaaactcctcaccTTTTGCTTTCTTCAACTCgagaggaaagaagtgatcaaggaaagcactagagaaattatcctacaaAGCAGATTCAGTATCATCTCCACTGGActggtcccactcctcataccattggtatgttatatcctttaactgataagTTGCGAACTCTACACCCTCCATGTTAGTAGCACGCATCatatgaaagatcttttccatcacATCAATAAATCTTTGAGAATTTTCATAAACTTTAGAGCCAGTGAAAACAGGAGgacttaacctcataaattggccaatccTAGTGGCCTCAGATAATGGAATAACAAAAGCAACACGCTCAGTCTGGGAGGCAaccaactgggtaagcaaataAATCGACAGGAGAAACTCAGTATTAGACACATTAGCTCAAGGTGTCTGAGAAGGGATAGAGAGAACCGATGAAGCTCCTTAGGGACAATCAAAAGCAGCGACCCTAGATCGAGCCTAAACTCTTAGAGTTGGACGAGCTccgtccacattgtcctcagacgGGACAAAAGAGTTTCTGCAAGCATCagatcttttgggaggcatgatctgaagaGCGAACACAgggaaattagagaagattcaagaccttagactctatagcttaaaatagaacaataagaaacgaaaatattactaaattcctcgtagcctctcccttatgagtgcaGCGCGCTACACACTTATaaacaagaatctacttgacacgactttggtggacacccaatgacaccaaacctaggctctgatatcatcTTTGTTATGAACCAAACCAGGGCTCAGTCATAACGAGTATCTTTAGTCTTATGTGGACTGGATATCACCCCCAACACCTAACCAAAACAAATATAACACACCCAATATCAGATggattccaaacatataacaagatagcatgcaacaatcttaaGAAAGTTCAGACCAAGTCTATAACCACTGACCGACAATCAGATAAATAACCGACCGACACCGCCCAATAgccacagtagtccaaacaaagccttctaaataaagaactataattgaatatcaataaagtattaGGACGTGCCCCCGACTATAGGCAAAACAAGTTTAAACAGTCTGAGACATTAGAGACTAAAACATGACATGTTGACTTCCAAAGTGTGGAATCTCacaacttcaatatcaactcatgagCTGATCtcaaatcctaatcactgagcagaagaagtagaagtatggccaactcctgcatcacgtagggatacagcTTTCGAAAATGGTTAGCAGGGTAAACGCTAACATGTAACccggggataaggataacataatgacatgatcaacagttttaaatcattcaaaaccaatgcacatgatcaaatgcatatatatatacttcatATGTCGGGATAGGAACAAGGATTAACATTCGCTTAAgactttaacctggattgtgtagctcaaccgtcataaaatGTACCCATAGGATATATGATCCCCAGCTCTCACCCCTGGTCGGCCCCCAGTGTATGTAGCCGCATGAATCGGagaataatctaatatatatgcACTGGGGACTCGAAcatcccaatcatatactaaggtgacttgaGCACCAGATCATGTAATAATTTATAGGAGATTTGAACCtctctaattatgaaataataataagagggactcgaacctccctggtcactttgacccctgcACCGGCAAACACGACTTTCGGTATTGGTCACTCAGACTttcactttcacgactcagctacataACACATATTATAGCCCAATTAAAAGAAGTATCACACATGCTCATTCATTGAATCATATTCCACTTTAAGGCATATATTGTTGTTATCGTCAtatcaactacacttgcaagataACAACATGCCAGAATAAATTTCTTTAACTTGGAAA
Above is a window of Capsicum annuum cultivar UCD-10X-F1 unplaced genomic scaffold, UCD10Xv1.1 ctg2103, whole genome shotgun sequence DNA encoding:
- the LOC124890624 gene encoding uncharacterized protein LOC124890624, which produces MRNRIRKFTFGLSHKLILESKDDLFNKDMDISRLVVYIPQVEEEKKKQAEMIERLSKKFCYSDQGGVVGCSSFSMHYGFCEKKRNKCFKYGQTGHLQRDCPSKVASGANKTPVVASSTPTPKGTTSTSGFGTGQNHLLSMGSLSYVDEEKWYLVKDIHHLTSLRVRLLDFENGGAIVYETVRSYFGAEVNMKKILDPILMQIKNDAGR